In Spirosoma aureum, a single genomic region encodes these proteins:
- a CDS encoding LacI family DNA-binding transcriptional regulator — protein sequence MQQHLPTIIDIARQLGISKSTVSRALTAHPNVSAKTRQRVLELAEQLDYQRNQLAISLLTNQTRTIGIMVPEFISFFFPKVIIGAQEVLAEAGYNVVICHSNESYETEVENAKALLASRVDGLIVSHTKETRNFDHFRIFQRKGVPVVFFNRVCEDMNVSKVTVNDYDGAFRAIEHLIQTGRRRIAHLAGPDSLPNSRNRLNGYRDALRHYGIAEEPELVISYDLTLEKANIYVNHLLNLPQPPDALFTINDPTAIEALKVIKSRGLRIPDDIAIVGFSNDPISALVEPGITTVSQPVSEIGQQAAALLMEQITDKDNTVPPRTIVLETQLIIRGSTVH from the coding sequence ATGCAACAGCACCTGCCTACTATTATCGACATTGCCCGGCAACTGGGTATATCAAAATCGACAGTATCGCGCGCCTTAACGGCACATCCCAATGTGAGTGCGAAGACGCGGCAACGGGTGCTGGAACTGGCCGAACAACTGGATTATCAACGGAATCAGTTAGCCATCTCACTGCTGACCAATCAGACCCGGACCATAGGTATTATGGTGCCTGAATTCATCAGCTTTTTCTTTCCAAAAGTGATTATTGGTGCGCAGGAAGTGCTGGCCGAAGCTGGCTACAATGTCGTAATCTGTCACTCCAATGAATCGTACGAAACCGAGGTAGAGAACGCTAAAGCACTGCTGGCCAGTCGTGTCGATGGGTTGATCGTGTCGCACACCAAAGAAACCCGCAATTTTGATCATTTTCGCATCTTTCAGCGCAAGGGCGTTCCGGTCGTGTTTTTCAACCGGGTCTGCGAAGATATGAATGTGTCGAAGGTTACGGTCAATGATTACGACGGGGCTTTTCGGGCTATTGAGCACCTGATCCAGACCGGCCGACGGCGTATTGCCCACCTTGCCGGGCCAGACAGCCTGCCCAATAGCCGTAATCGGCTCAATGGCTACCGCGATGCGCTGCGGCATTATGGCATTGCCGAAGAACCGGAACTGGTCATTTCGTATGACCTGACGCTGGAGAAGGCTAATATCTATGTGAATCACCTGCTAAATCTGCCTCAGCCACCCGACGCGTTGTTTACGATCAATGACCCCACTGCCATCGAAGCACTCAAGGTGATCAAAAGTCGTGGACTGCGCATTCCCGACGATATTGCCATTGTTGGATTCAGCAACGATCCGATTTCTGCGTTGGTCGAGCCAGGCATAACGACTGTTTCTCAGCCTGTTAGTGAAATTGGCCAGCAGGCCGCTGCCTTATTGATGGAGCAAATAACGGATAAGGACAATACTGTACCTCCAAGAACAATTGTGCTGGAAACGCAGCTCATTATAAGAGGGTCGACGGTACATTAA
- a CDS encoding SusC/RagA family TonB-linked outer membrane protein, with amino-acid sequence MNHYSIQLSRGLLCLLLLLSPLVYRPVWAANASLMSGQTSRLVKLTGIVTDEQNQPIPGTNIVEKQTRKGTVTDAAGRFIIDVNAGATLVFSSVGFATQEIVVGSQLTLNITLKEDVNQLSEVVAVGYQTLRKSDVTGAISNVKARELNIAAPTLGQALVGKLAGVQVSQVGGAPYNSTKIRVRGIGSINASSDPLYVIDGFPAGNDVFINPNDIESIDILKDAASAAIYGSRASGGVVIITTKRGKDGKGKFDYEYQYGINQLAKKVDLLDASGFAQVMIDGRNNTYRDLVQNSGKPWTDAMFSDDNATRIAKVGNASSVSIPTDMYDFASQKLITPKYNTDWQNELYRNAPVSRHNLTFSGGNNGVRYLLSGGYQNQQGIIVNTKQERVNFRANIDGDISKKFKVGASVFVTSTSNREVQEGRFNQGPILGALIYAPIFRAYDDKGNLVKNEMASQQPVYGYQTIENPVAMAMETNITRKGLRGTYNGSASYEIIPGLVAKASLGLQTYNEKYSYYLPTSLSNGNNPPYSPQAIAAATASALQLTTQNVLAEFTATYAKQWGKHSLNGLVGYTAQKTNLDQISVSAQGFQNDAIQEITAKGADPTNFFLNLPPAPGSGVPNTTTSLSTSSIGFTGTGKQEETLLSYLARAEYNYDSRYFLTAAFRTDGSSRFGPLNRWGNFPSISGGWTISNEPFYTDWLGAASTLKLRGSWGLTGNYNVGNYNYLQTMNSPTGAVFGSGTIQTAFYSGAIKDQKLGWESTSQYNLGLDVGLFNNRLLLIANGYLSDSYNLLFNQPISAISGTTSILTNLRDSKIRNQGVELQIDGRAVSTQDFKLNLSGNISFNRNKVLNMGGANTILSAGAERSYITHITQEGQPVGMFYGFKAIGMVRQKDMDNIAADNAVYNSATQSFPAGYVLKGPARSTASTNPLRPGDLIFQDVNGDGVVNDADKQVIGSPYPKFTYGFSVTATYKAFDANASFNGIYGSQVLDGQDYYLFNMEGSGNQYSVVADRYRSEDQPGNGQIFRASRGGTQSNSTRLSTFYLQNGSYFRCANITLGYNLPAALISKARVSGLRLYVNVNNAFTITKYKGYNPEVDYNNGANLAPGVDYGKYPLARGYNIGAKITF; translated from the coding sequence ATGAATCACTACTCAATTCAGTTGAGCAGAGGACTCTTGTGCCTGCTGCTACTGCTTAGTCCACTCGTCTATAGACCGGTTTGGGCAGCTAATGCCTCGCTCATGTCGGGCCAGACCAGCCGGTTAGTCAAACTGACGGGAATTGTAACGGACGAACAAAATCAGCCAATTCCGGGAACCAATATTGTTGAAAAACAAACGCGCAAAGGTACCGTTACTGACGCTGCAGGACGGTTTATCATCGATGTGAACGCAGGGGCAACACTGGTCTTTTCGTCAGTCGGTTTTGCCACGCAGGAGATTGTCGTTGGTTCGCAATTAACACTGAACATTACGCTGAAAGAAGACGTAAATCAGTTGAGCGAAGTCGTGGCGGTGGGGTATCAGACATTGCGAAAGAGTGATGTTACCGGGGCCATTTCGAACGTAAAAGCCAGAGAACTAAACATTGCTGCCCCAACGCTCGGACAGGCGCTGGTGGGTAAGCTCGCTGGGGTACAGGTGTCGCAGGTAGGTGGTGCTCCGTATAATTCGACCAAAATTCGGGTGCGGGGTATCGGGTCGATCAACGCCAGTTCAGATCCGCTCTACGTCATTGATGGATTCCCGGCTGGTAACGACGTGTTTATCAACCCGAATGACATCGAAAGTATCGATATTCTGAAAGATGCGGCTTCGGCGGCTATCTACGGGTCGCGGGCGTCGGGTGGGGTTGTTATCATTACGACCAAACGCGGTAAAGACGGCAAAGGGAAGTTCGATTATGAATATCAGTATGGCATCAACCAGCTGGCTAAGAAAGTGGATCTGCTGGATGCCAGCGGCTTTGCTCAAGTGATGATTGATGGCCGTAACAACACCTACCGCGATCTGGTACAGAACAGCGGCAAGCCCTGGACCGACGCGATGTTCTCCGACGACAACGCCACCCGCATCGCTAAGGTCGGAAATGCCAGCTCCGTCAGTATTCCGACCGATATGTATGATTTTGCCAGTCAGAAACTCATTACGCCAAAATATAACACAGATTGGCAGAATGAGCTTTACCGGAATGCGCCCGTTAGCCGTCATAACCTTACCTTCTCTGGCGGTAACAATGGGGTTCGTTATCTGTTGAGCGGTGGGTATCAGAATCAACAGGGGATCATTGTCAATACCAAGCAGGAACGGGTCAATTTCCGGGCGAACATTGATGGCGATATCAGCAAGAAATTCAAGGTGGGGGCCAGCGTTTTTGTTACATCGACCAGCAATCGCGAAGTGCAGGAAGGTCGCTTCAACCAGGGGCCAATTCTGGGTGCATTGATTTATGCCCCAATTTTCAGGGCTTACGATGACAAAGGCAATCTGGTGAAAAACGAGATGGCCTCCCAGCAACCTGTATATGGGTATCAGACGATCGAAAACCCGGTTGCAATGGCGATGGAAACCAACATTACGCGTAAAGGTCTGCGCGGCACATACAACGGTTCGGCCAGCTATGAGATCATTCCGGGCCTGGTTGCCAAAGCTAGCCTCGGTCTACAAACCTATAACGAAAAGTATAGCTACTATTTGCCAACCAGCCTGAGTAACGGAAACAATCCACCCTATTCGCCCCAGGCAATTGCGGCTGCAACAGCCTCTGCACTACAGCTTACGACTCAGAATGTACTGGCTGAATTTACGGCAACCTACGCAAAACAGTGGGGCAAACACAGCCTGAACGGTCTGGTTGGGTACACAGCTCAGAAAACGAACCTCGACCAGATTAGTGTGTCGGCGCAGGGTTTTCAGAACGACGCCATTCAGGAAATTACAGCTAAGGGAGCCGATCCAACGAACTTTTTCCTGAACCTACCTCCCGCACCGGGTAGCGGGGTTCCGAATACAACCACTTCACTGTCAACCAGTAGCATTGGATTTACTGGAACCGGCAAGCAGGAAGAAACGCTACTTTCCTATCTGGCACGGGCCGAGTATAACTACGACAGCCGGTATTTTCTGACGGCAGCGTTCCGTACCGATGGATCGTCGCGTTTTGGGCCGCTCAATCGCTGGGGTAATTTTCCGTCAATATCGGGAGGCTGGACTATCTCGAATGAGCCGTTTTATACAGACTGGCTGGGCGCAGCCTCCACGCTCAAACTTCGGGGAAGCTGGGGACTCACCGGAAACTATAATGTTGGTAACTACAATTACCTGCAAACGATGAACAGCCCTACCGGAGCCGTATTTGGATCGGGTACGATACAGACAGCCTTCTATTCGGGAGCCATCAAAGACCAGAAACTTGGCTGGGAGTCGACATCGCAGTATAATCTTGGTCTGGATGTCGGTCTGTTCAATAACCGGTTATTACTGATTGCCAATGGTTATCTAAGTGACTCATATAACCTGTTGTTCAACCAACCGATTTCGGCTATTTCGGGTACGACAAGTATCCTGACGAACCTGCGGGATTCTAAAATTCGCAACCAGGGCGTTGAGTTACAGATCGATGGCCGGGCCGTTTCGACCCAGGACTTTAAACTGAATCTGAGTGGTAACATCTCCTTCAACCGCAATAAAGTCCTGAACATGGGCGGAGCCAACACGATTCTGTCGGCAGGTGCTGAGCGTTCGTACATCACGCACATTACGCAGGAAGGCCAGCCAGTGGGTATGTTCTATGGTTTTAAAGCCATTGGGATGGTGCGGCAAAAAGACATGGATAATATTGCCGCCGACAATGCGGTTTACAACTCGGCTACGCAGTCGTTCCCGGCGGGTTATGTCCTGAAAGGGCCCGCCCGCTCAACGGCATCGACCAACCCGCTTCGTCCCGGCGACCTGATTTTTCAGGATGTAAACGGCGATGGCGTTGTGAATGATGCTGATAAGCAGGTGATTGGATCGCCGTATCCAAAGTTCACCTATGGTTTTTCGGTAACGGCCACTTACAAAGCATTCGATGCGAATGCCTCATTCAACGGCATATATGGTAGCCAGGTGCTCGATGGGCAGGATTACTACCTTTTCAACATGGAAGGCTCGGGTAATCAGTACTCGGTCGTGGCTGATCGCTATCGGTCAGAAGATCAGCCGGGCAATGGCCAGATTTTCCGGGCATCACGGGGCGGTACGCAGAGCAATAGCACCCGACTGTCGACTTTCTACCTGCAAAATGGCTCCTACTTCCGTTGTGCTAATATCACACTGGGATATAACCTGCCTGCTGCACTCATCAGCAAAGCGCGGGTAAGCGGCCTGCGTCTGTACGTTAACGTCAATAATGCCTTTACGATCACCAAATACAAAGGATATAACCCTGAAGTAGACTACAACAATGGCGCTAACCTGGCTCCTGGTGTCGATTATGGGAAATATCCGCTGGCACGCGGCTACAACATCGGTGCGAAAATCACTTTTTAA
- a CDS encoding RagB/SusD family nutrient uptake outer membrane protein, producing the protein MNNEDLYPVFIVQGSLANIIMNFRSPLRYIPLLTFFLLGSCSQDFLVETNPNAIATADYYKTENDVLLALNGVYNALRDNSGIAEGSGLYSEERSDNTGRNDNQSNAGEPFQFNAFAILPSNSYLQTHWTSLYQTITRANYVLAGSETVTYAKADTKAQYQAEAKFIRALIYFHLVRKWGDVPLVTKPLTTTDDVTTNTFREKKEKVYAQIVADLTDVINSSLPDIRTSADKGRVSKVAGNALLGQVYLTMATTLDQANRAANLNQAKTYLTNAYSKRTFGLLKEIPYADVFDVSKKTANPEAIFQIVYKQGDINYSSSIAANNQAQGETINSLKTATGVGGNVTPDLVKDYEEGDVRKDFSIKYANAAVVKDYFITKFRDVSLTAGTSGYGGNDWLLIRYADVILMLAEVNLYLGDEATAISLLDQVRDRAKLPLYAVAKNNAAYSAKYSTLKLAILHERRVELAFENQRWFDLLRFFTPDELVTYFRAKSQTDFGAAQLTNFGPKDYYYPIPFNEYKLNPTRMAQNPGY; encoded by the coding sequence ATGAATAATGAGGATCTCTATCCAGTATTCATCGTACAGGGTTCACTGGCCAACATAATCATGAACTTTAGATCACCACTTCGATACATACCCCTGCTGACGTTTTTTTTGCTAGGATCGTGCAGTCAGGATTTTCTGGTTGAAACCAACCCCAATGCCATCGCTACGGCCGATTATTACAAAACCGAGAATGACGTACTGCTGGCACTAAACGGCGTGTATAATGCCCTGCGCGATAATAGTGGTATTGCCGAAGGGAGTGGACTTTATTCGGAAGAACGCTCCGACAATACGGGGCGGAACGACAATCAGTCAAACGCCGGAGAGCCGTTTCAGTTTAATGCATTCGCGATTTTACCGAGCAATTCGTACCTGCAAACGCACTGGACGTCGTTGTATCAGACCATTACCCGCGCTAACTATGTGCTGGCTGGCTCCGAAACCGTGACGTATGCCAAAGCGGATACGAAAGCCCAGTATCAGGCTGAAGCCAAATTTATTCGGGCCCTGATTTATTTCCATCTGGTACGGAAATGGGGTGATGTGCCGCTTGTCACAAAGCCACTTACCACTACCGACGATGTGACGACAAATACCTTTCGCGAGAAAAAAGAAAAGGTCTACGCTCAGATCGTAGCTGATCTTACAGACGTGATTAATAGCTCGCTACCCGACATTCGGACATCGGCCGATAAGGGTCGCGTTTCGAAAGTGGCCGGTAATGCGCTATTAGGACAGGTATATCTCACTATGGCAACGACGCTTGATCAGGCTAATCGGGCAGCTAACCTCAATCAGGCCAAGACCTATTTGACCAATGCCTACAGCAAGCGGACGTTCGGACTGCTGAAAGAAATCCCGTATGCCGATGTATTCGATGTGAGCAAAAAGACGGCCAATCCCGAAGCGATTTTTCAGATTGTCTATAAGCAGGGCGACATTAACTATTCGTCGAGCATCGCAGCCAACAATCAGGCACAGGGAGAAACGATCAACTCACTGAAAACCGCAACGGGCGTTGGCGGTAACGTGACGCCCGATCTGGTAAAAGATTATGAAGAAGGTGATGTGCGGAAAGATTTTTCGATCAAATACGCGAATGCGGCTGTGGTGAAAGACTATTTTATCACCAAATTTCGGGATGTGAGCTTGACGGCTGGCACGAGTGGCTACGGCGGAAACGACTGGTTGCTGATTCGCTACGCTGACGTGATTCTGATGCTGGCCGAGGTGAATCTGTATCTCGGTGACGAGGCTACGGCTATTAGCTTGCTCGATCAGGTACGCGACCGGGCTAAGCTGCCGCTTTATGCCGTTGCGAAAAACAATGCGGCCTATAGTGCGAAATACTCAACGCTCAAACTTGCCATCCTGCACGAACGGCGCGTTGAACTGGCCTTCGAAAACCAGCGCTGGTTCGACTTATTAAGATTTTTTACCCCCGATGAATTAGTAACGTATTTCCGTGCCAAATCCCAGACCGATTTTGGAGCGGCTCAGCTAACCAACTTTGGTCCGAAAGATTATTATTACCCGATTCCGTTCAATGAATACAAACTGAATCCAACCAGGATGGCCCAGAACCCTGGGTATTAA
- a CDS encoding sugar phosphate isomerase/epimerase family protein has translation MRTEQAHFISRRQFIGSVATAGLVLPSLDFAATEPLPPMAGKGSTICIFSKHLHWLSIPEMAETAATLGFSGIDLTVRKGGHVAPERVVDDLPKAVSVIRTAGLDVPMITTDVISPDDPLTEPILKTATRLGIPNYRTAYLNYDRALGVAQSLDRYKEQLQKLAALNQKYGIHGAYQNHAGTRVGAAVWDLWELIKDIDPRWLGCQYDIKHAVAEGGMSWINGLDVLKAHIRCIDIKDFIWVKKADKWHDQVVPLGEGMVDFKAYFALLKQYSFSGPMSIHYEFPLGGADTGQRQLTMPRETVLAAIKHDLQTLRGFLKAAQLD, from the coding sequence ATGAGAACAGAGCAAGCCCATTTTATAAGCAGACGGCAATTTATAGGTTCGGTAGCAACAGCCGGGCTAGTATTGCCTTCACTGGACTTTGCAGCCACTGAACCCTTGCCTCCGATGGCTGGCAAGGGTTCAACAATCTGTATCTTCTCCAAACATCTGCACTGGTTATCCATACCAGAAATGGCCGAAACGGCAGCTACTCTGGGATTTTCCGGCATAGATCTCACCGTTCGGAAAGGTGGACATGTTGCCCCCGAACGCGTTGTAGACGATCTGCCTAAAGCCGTATCGGTTATTCGGACAGCAGGTTTAGACGTACCCATGATCACGACTGACGTGATTAGCCCGGACGATCCACTTACCGAACCGATCTTAAAAACGGCGACCAGACTTGGCATACCCAATTATCGGACAGCTTACCTGAATTACGACCGGGCTTTAGGGGTTGCCCAGAGCCTCGACCGTTATAAAGAGCAGTTGCAGAAACTGGCGGCTTTGAACCAGAAATATGGGATCCACGGTGCCTATCAGAATCATGCCGGTACACGAGTTGGGGCAGCGGTTTGGGATTTGTGGGAGCTCATCAAAGACATCGACCCTCGCTGGCTGGGCTGTCAGTACGATATCAAACACGCCGTTGCAGAAGGTGGCATGTCATGGATAAATGGATTAGATGTTCTGAAAGCACACATTCGGTGCATTGATATCAAGGATTTTATCTGGGTGAAGAAAGCAGATAAATGGCACGATCAGGTGGTGCCACTTGGCGAAGGTATGGTCGATTTCAAAGCATACTTCGCACTCTTGAAACAGTACAGTTTTTCGGGACCAATGTCAATCCATTACGAGTTTCCGCTAGGCGGGGCCGACACGGGTCAACGGCAGCTTACCATGCCCAGAGAAACCGTTTTAGCCGCAATAAAACACGATCTACAAACGCTTCGTGGCTTTCTTAAAGCGGCCCAGCTGGACTAA
- a CDS encoding APC family permease, producing MSENVPQPVSSVNETTEPTEFKRSLSLIDSTLIVSGSMIGSGVFIVTADMARNLGSSGWLLMLWVLTGVLTVAAALSYGELAGMMPKAGGQYIYIQRAYGHLTGFVYGWTVFMVIQTGTIAAVAVAFTKYTAVFIPALGPDNVLLALGPVKVTLGSLFAIASLVLLTWLNSRGVQSGKLIQNVFTSAKLIALLGLIVIGITIGLSSGLLSTNLSNAWDASSTSATGDVIPLAGMALILAFGTSMIGSLFSADAWNNVTFIAGEIKNPRRNIPLALFFGTLIVTTIYFLANVSYLSLLPLKGLPTATDIVGRGIQFADADRVATAAVETVFGNVAVAIMAVLIMISTFGCNNGLILAGARLYYAMAKDGLFIKQASHLNKNAVPGRALWLQCIWASILCLSGKYGDLLDYCTFASLLFYMVTIAGLFRLRRTEPNAERPYRAFGYPLVPALYIIAALTICAILLYTKTFNTGMGLLIAGLGIPVYYLTTRGR from the coding sequence ATGTCAGAAAACGTACCTCAACCCGTTTCGTCGGTCAATGAGACCACAGAACCAACCGAATTCAAACGCTCACTGAGCCTCATCGACTCTACCCTTATCGTTTCGGGTTCGATGATCGGTTCGGGTGTTTTTATTGTCACTGCTGACATGGCCCGTAACCTCGGTTCGTCGGGTTGGCTACTGATGCTTTGGGTATTAACCGGCGTATTAACGGTGGCCGCAGCACTCAGCTATGGCGAGCTGGCAGGCATGATGCCCAAAGCAGGCGGGCAGTACATTTACATTCAGCGCGCTTATGGTCACCTGACGGGCTTCGTATACGGATGGACCGTTTTTATGGTCATCCAGACGGGCACCATTGCTGCCGTAGCAGTGGCCTTCACAAAATATACAGCGGTCTTTATTCCGGCATTGGGGCCCGATAATGTCTTACTGGCGCTGGGGCCGGTTAAAGTTACACTGGGCTCGCTCTTCGCCATTGCCAGCCTGGTATTACTTACCTGGCTAAACAGCCGGGGCGTACAGAGTGGCAAATTGATTCAAAACGTGTTTACATCGGCCAAGCTGATTGCTCTGCTTGGTTTGATTGTCATCGGAATTACGATCGGCCTGAGCAGTGGCTTGCTCTCAACCAATCTCAGCAATGCCTGGGATGCGAGCAGCACATCGGCAACAGGCGATGTTATTCCATTGGCGGGCATGGCGCTTATACTCGCTTTTGGCACCTCCATGATTGGCTCTTTATTTTCAGCCGATGCCTGGAACAACGTAACGTTCATTGCCGGAGAAATCAAAAATCCGCGCCGAAATATTCCGCTCGCTCTGTTTTTCGGAACGCTCATTGTCACAACGATCTATTTCCTGGCCAACGTTTCCTACCTTTCTCTGCTGCCTCTCAAAGGCTTACCAACAGCTACGGACATCGTCGGCCGGGGCATCCAGTTTGCCGACGCCGACCGTGTCGCAACGGCGGCCGTCGAAACAGTTTTTGGAAATGTAGCCGTCGCGATCATGGCCGTTCTGATCATGATTTCGACTTTTGGCTGTAATAATGGATTGATTCTGGCCGGAGCACGACTCTATTATGCGATGGCTAAAGATGGGCTGTTTATCAAGCAGGCATCGCACCTCAACAAAAATGCCGTTCCGGGCCGCGCATTATGGCTTCAGTGCATCTGGGCATCCATCCTGTGTCTTTCCGGAAAATATGGCGATCTGCTCGATTACTGCACGTTTGCATCGCTCCTGTTCTACATGGTCACCATTGCGGGTCTGTTCCGGCTTCGGCGTACCGAACCAAATGCCGAACGGCCTTACCGCGCATTCGGTTACCCGCTTGTGCCAGCGCTCTATATCATTGCCGCACTGACGATTTGTGCTATTCTGCTTTATACCAAAACCTTCAATACAGGCATGGGCCTGTTAATTGCAGGGTTAGGGATTCCGGTTTATTACCTCACAACACGAGGGCGATAG
- a CDS encoding RNA polymerase sigma factor, whose product MKKPPTIPEDELVEALKARSQKAYSVLYDRYAPTLLAIICKVVKDNDEAENVLQDTFVKIWRHIDSYDASKGRLFTWILNIARNTAINFLRSQRNSDHTDIQTLADSVHTDRNAISDAINVNHIGVSDTVARLEPKLRQMIDLIYFEGYTQQEVADHLKMPLGTVKTRTRMALQQLKDLFDR is encoded by the coding sequence ATGAAAAAGCCACCGACTATTCCTGAGGATGAACTGGTTGAGGCTCTGAAAGCCCGTAGCCAGAAGGCATATTCTGTTTTATACGACAGGTATGCGCCTACCTTGCTGGCTATTATTTGCAAAGTAGTGAAAGATAATGATGAAGCCGAAAATGTTCTTCAGGATACATTCGTAAAAATATGGAGACACATTGATAGTTATGATGCCAGTAAGGGACGGCTTTTTACGTGGATTCTAAACATTGCCCGGAATACAGCCATCAATTTCCTGCGTTCGCAACGAAATTCGGATCATACCGACATCCAAACGCTGGCCGATAGTGTACATACGGATAGGAACGCTATATCCGATGCAATCAATGTTAATCACATTGGCGTGAGCGACACCGTAGCTCGGCTCGAACCGAAACTTCGCCAAATGATTGACCTGATTTATTTTGAAGGCTATACTCAGCAGGAGGTAGCCGACCATTTGAAAATGCCATTAGGTACGGTTAAAACCCGAACCCGTATGGCATTGCAACAACTGAAAGACCTATTTGACCGATGA
- a CDS encoding cupin domain-containing protein, with translation MRFNEQEYLQSDQLEQYCLGLLSPDEAAEVEQLARTYPAIRDELDRLTLLLADYAIDEPVTPSPVLKSRVMMTLSQLGEAPTFDLNNLPLINAFSDADQWQRTVEAIQPPETYRNIFGHVLRQDQEAEQFLVWVRHTINPEDHHDEQESFLILEGRCECSIGGELVQLSAGDYLSVPLDLEHTVRVISETPVKAIIQRLKAV, from the coding sequence ATGAGATTTAACGAGCAGGAATACCTCCAGTCCGATCAACTTGAACAGTATTGTTTAGGATTACTTAGCCCTGATGAAGCTGCGGAGGTAGAACAGTTAGCGCGTACTTATCCGGCCATTCGCGACGAGCTGGACCGGCTTACGTTGCTATTGGCCGATTATGCTATCGACGAACCCGTTACGCCCAGCCCGGTTCTGAAAAGCCGGGTGATGATGACATTGAGCCAACTAGGAGAAGCGCCAACGTTCGATCTGAACAATTTACCGCTCATTAATGCCTTCTCTGATGCTGATCAGTGGCAACGGACGGTTGAAGCGATTCAGCCTCCTGAAACGTATCGAAATATTTTTGGCCATGTGCTCCGGCAGGATCAGGAAGCAGAGCAGTTTTTAGTGTGGGTGCGCCACACCATCAATCCAGAAGATCATCACGATGAGCAGGAGAGTTTCCTGATTCTGGAGGGTCGTTGCGAATGCTCCATCGGCGGAGAGCTGGTGCAACTGTCGGCGGGCGATTACCTGTCGGTTCCGCTTGATCTGGAGCATACCGTTCGGGTTATTTCCGAAACACCCGTTAAAGCCATCATTCAGCGGTTGAAGGCCGTATAA
- a CDS encoding sensor histidine kinase: MQKLNDKWMRIVGVPLLALAGQWMMYGYTNMPYPDDWRIPFFFTLGTIIVWELNRWGIILSRRHYPELAQTRQRVLYQLMWFFIFSSIIRITQTFFYHIIGLWPSEDYLLFKPYFFNTLVSVVGTIQVAAYYEGVYLYQRWKVSFTEAQELKKVNLQSQLDSLKTQINPHFLFNNLNSLSSLITSDAEQAERFLDELSSVYRYLLQQNNRDLCPLIDEISFINAYFHLLKTRYGDGIFMENTVEGTYMRYLIPPLTLQILFENAIKHNVISVNRPLTIRLYTQDNNLYVENNLQKKKLAVPSNQIGLQNIMMKYKLLDHSSVIVHHDDEKFLVRVPLISPALEIVAAG; this comes from the coding sequence ATGCAGAAACTGAACGATAAGTGGATGCGCATTGTCGGCGTTCCGTTGCTGGCTCTGGCGGGTCAGTGGATGATGTATGGCTATACCAACATGCCCTACCCCGACGACTGGCGTATTCCGTTCTTTTTCACTTTGGGGACCATTATTGTCTGGGAACTGAACCGATGGGGCATTATCCTGTCGCGCCGGCATTATCCCGAACTCGCCCAAACCCGCCAGCGGGTGTTGTATCAGCTCATGTGGTTTTTTATTTTTTCGAGCATCATCCGGATTACGCAAACGTTTTTCTACCACATCATAGGCCTCTGGCCATCGGAAGACTATCTGCTTTTTAAGCCCTATTTTTTCAATACGCTCGTATCGGTCGTCGGAACGATCCAGGTTGCGGCCTACTACGAAGGAGTTTATCTCTATCAACGCTGGAAAGTATCGTTTACCGAAGCACAGGAGCTAAAGAAAGTGAATCTTCAAAGTCAGCTCGATTCACTGAAAACCCAGATAAATCCGCATTTCCTGTTCAACAACCTGAACTCGTTATCATCGCTGATCACAAGCGATGCCGAACAGGCCGAGCGATTTCTCGATGAACTCTCGTCGGTATACCGCTATTTGCTCCAGCAGAATAATCGTGATCTGTGCCCGCTCATTGACGAAATCTCATTCATTAATGCCTATTTCCACTTGCTTAAAACCCGCTACGGGGACGGCATTTTTATGGAGAATACAGTAGAAGGAACTTACATGCGCTACCTGATTCCACCGCTGACACTACAGATTCTTTTCGAGAATGCAATTAAACACAACGTCATTTCGGTGAATCGCCCGCTGACAATCAGGCTCTACACCCAGGACAATAACCTATATGTGGAAAACAATTTGCAGAAAAAGAAACTGGCCGTTCCGTCTAATCAGATCGGTTTGCAGAACATCATGATGAAGTATAAGCTACTGGATCATTCGTCGGTTATAGTACACCACGACGACGAGAAGTTTCTGGTCCGCGTGCCTTTAATCTCACCCGCTCTGGAAATTGTAGCTGCTGGATGA